Genomic DNA from Streptomyces venezuelae:
GGTCGTGCGGGACCGGCGGGCGGTGGCCCGGCTGCGGCTGCGCGTCGCGCGGTTCGCGGGGGCGCAGCGGCTCGGGGCGGATCTGGCGCTCGCCGCGGTCGCCGTGCTCGGCTGGCTGCAACTGCGGCAGTACCGGTCGCCGGTGACCGGCGGCAACGGTGTCGACCCGGTGCTCGTGCTCGCGCCCGTCGCGATGACCGTGGCGGCCGCACTGCTCGTCCTGCGCTTCCTGCCGCTCCTCGCCCGCGTCGTCGACCCGCTCGCGCGGCGCGGGCGCGGCCTCGTCCTGCCGCTCGGCGGCTGGCAGATCGGCCGCCGCGCGGCCCGGCACGCGGGGCCCGCTCTCGTGGTGACGCTCGCCCTCGCCGTCGCCGCCCTGAGCAGTACGGCACTCGCCGTCCTTGACCGCGGCGACCGGGATCAGGCCGCCTTCAGGGTGGGCGCCGACCTGCGCGTGGAGCCGGGCGACGGAGTGCCGCCGGGTGAGCGGCGCGCCGCGTACGAGGCGCTGCCGGGCGCCGAGTCCGTCACGCCCGTGGTCACCACGGAGGGGTACGTCGAACAGGACGCGGTAGCTGTCACCGGCATCAACACCGAGATCGGGCCGGTCCCTTCGCTGCGCGCTGACCTCGCGGACCGGCCCGTGCGGGAGCTCGTGGCGCCGCTCGGCAGAGGGATTCCGGAACACGGGCTGCCGGTGGCGCGGTCGGACACGGGCCGGGGGCGGGCGCCGCTGACGGAACTGCCGCTCCGTGTGCGGCTCTCCGCGGACGGGGGCGGCCGGGTCGTGCCCGTGCGTCTCACCGTCTTCTTCGAAGACGGTGACGGACTGGCCCGTTCGAGCTCCGTGTCGATCAAGGAGGGGGGCGCAAGGACGGTTCCGCTGGAGGTGGGGGCCCGCGGCGAGGGCATACGCATCCTCCAGATCGACCTGAGCATGGTGGGGGAGCGCGTACGGCGCACGTACCGGCTGACGGTCGACCGGGTGCCGGGGCTCACGCGCCCCGCGCGCTGGCGCGACCTGCGGGCGGATCCGCCCGACCGGCGCGCGGCAGGCTGCCCGGACGCCGGACGCGAGGAGCCGGGACGCGGCCGGAGACCACCTTCCTCCGCGACGGCGCCGGGGCCCGTCCTCTGCTCCGACCGGCCCGGTACCGGCAAACTCGTCGACGCGGTGCTGCGGGGGCCGGACGGAGACCTCAAGTACCCCACGTGGAGCGTGCGGCTCGGCACCGACCGCGCCAAGGGCCGCCCGGCCGCGCCCGCCCTCGCCGACGACGCGCTCCTGTCCTCCGGCGCGGTACGGGTCGGCGACACGGTGACGGTGCGGGGGAGCACGGGCGGGAGCGCGCGGGTCAGGATCGTCGGGCGGGTCGCGGCGGTGCCGGGACTGCCCCGCGACCGACCGCGGCTGCTCGCCGACTCCCGTGCGATGGCCGCGCAGTGGACCCTGGGCGGTGCGCTGCCGGGGGCGGAGAGCGCGTGGTGGGTGGGGGTCCGGGGCGGAGACGCGGGGGCGGCCCTCGCGGCGGTGCGGGACGATCCGCGTCTCGGGCACGCGGTGGACGTCCCGTTCGTTCAAGAGGAACTGGCCGCCGATCCCCTCCGGCGCGGGGCGCGCGGGGCGCTCGTCCTGTGCCTGGTCCTTGCGCCCGCCTTCGCCGTCATCGCGTTCACCCTGCACACGGTGGTCTCCGCGCGGTCCAGGGAACGGGAGTTCGGGCTGCTGCGGGCGCTCGGGGTGCGCCGCGGGCAGCTCGCGGCCTACCTGTGGACCGAGCAACTGGCGCTGGCCGCCGTGGCGACGCTGCTCGGCACGGCGCTGGGCGCCGCCCTGGCGCTGCTGATCATGCCGGTGGTGACGGTCGACGCGGAGGGGGACCCGGTCTTCCCGGGACTCGTGGAGTCGGTGCCGTGGGTGCGGGTGACGGCGACGGCGGGGGTGACCGCGGCGGTGATCTGCGGGGTCGTGACGGTGGCGGCGCGGGTCCTCGGACGGGTGGATCTGGCGCGGGTGCTGCGGGCGGGGGAGGGGGTGTGAGGGGCCGGGAGGCGTGGGGGCGGTGGGGGGTGTTCGTCGTGGGGCTCGGGGTGTTGGTCGGGGTGCTCGTCGCCGTGGCCGCCGGGGGACCCGGGGTGGTCGAGCGGCTCGGCGGGGAGGCGCTGGCGGGGCGGTTCGCACAGGTGCAGCGGGCCGCGCCCGGCGTCGTGCACAGTGCTCGGATCGATCCGGAGGACCCACCTCCCGGTGACGAGAGCGATCTCGGGGCGGATCTCGCGCGCTACGGCGCCGTCATCGAGAACGCCGTGCCCGCCGCCCTGCGCGGCAGCCTCGTCCTCGACTCCACCCGGATCGCGCTGCCCACCGTGGACGCGGACGTGGCGGGCGGCGCCTCGCTGTCCCTGGTGTACGCCTCCGACGCCCCCGGACGGGGCGCGTACGTCGCCGGGCGGGCACCCCGCGCGCGAGGGCAGGTCGTGGAGCTCGCCGTGTCCGAGCGGACGCGGGACGCACTCCGGCTGCGCGTCGGGCAGCGGATCGACCTGCGGGGTGGCGCCCTGACGAACGTGCAGGCCGTGGGGCGGCTCGTAGGGGTCTACCGCGCGGAGGGCGGCGACGGAGGACCGCGGGGCCACGGCGAGCGCGCGCACGAGCGTCTCTGGAGCGAGAAACCCCTCCTGTCCCGCCCTCTGCCCGGCCCCGCCGGGACCGCCCCGGACTTCGGCGCGCTCATCGCACCCCGCGCCGCCGAGATCCTGCAGAACCAGGCGGACGCCGAGCTCACCGTCGAGTGGAACATGCGCCTCGACCTGCGGGGCGACGAGGCCGTCCGGTTCGTGGGGGACAGCGGCGCGCGGGACTTCCAGCGGCTCATGGTCCGCTATCCGATCGCCGCCAAGGAAGCCTTCTGCGACGTCGAGACGTACGGCGGCAAATGGTGCGTCCTCGGCACCCATCCCGCCTCCGAACTGGAGAGCGACACCGAACTGACCGGGGCCTTCGAGGAGTTCCGCGGCCGGTGGCGGGAGGCGAACGTCGTGATGTCCTTCGCGCCGGCGTCCCTGCTCGGCGTGGGCCTCGCCGCCGTCATCGTGACCTCACTGCTCGTCGTACGCCGACGGCTCGACGGGGACCGGCTGCGGCGGGCCCGTGGGGCGTCGGGCACCGCGCTCGCCCTGGGGCGCGCCGTGGAGAGCGCGCCCGCCGCGGTGCTCGGCGCCGCCCTCGGCTGCGCGGCCGCCGCCGCGGTGCCGGGGAGTTCTCCCGCGTACGGCCGAGGGCTCGCCGTCGCGGCCGTCTGCTGGCTGCTGCTGCCCGCCCTGACGTGGTTCGCCGTGCGGGACCGCGCCGTGCTGAGGGGAGGGGCGCCGCGCGGTGGCGGGCGCAGGCTGGTGGTGGAGGCGCTGGTGCTGCTGCTCGCCCTCGGCGGTGTCCTCGCGCTGCGGGCGCGGGGCACGGAGGGTGCGGCGGGTCCTGACCCGCTGCTCGCCGCGGTGCCCGTGCTGCTGGGGCTCGCGACGGTCGCGGTCCTCGTGCGGTGCTATCCCTGGCCCGTACGTGCGGTGGCGCGGTGGTCGGCGCGGGGACGGGGCGCCGTGGCGCTCGTCGCGCTGTCCCGCGCCGCCAAGGAGGCTCCCGCGCGCGGGCTCGCGCTGCTCGTCCTGGTGGTGACCCTCGCGGGTGCCGTCTTCGGAGGGCTCGTTCTGGGGACGCTCGTGGAGGGACGGCACACCGCGGCCGCATGGCGGGCGGGTGCGGACGCCTCCTTCCTGGGCGCCGAGCGCTACCCCGGTACGGCGGAGCGTCTTGCACGCGCGCGTGGAGTGCGGACAACGGTGACCGTGCGGCAGTTGCGCGTCGATCCGGTGAGCGGGCGGGACGGGGGACGGTACGGGATCTCCAGCCTGGTCGGCGTGGACGGCGCGAAGCTCCGCGCGGCGGCTCCGGGTTCGTCCGCCGCCCGTGCGCTGCACGACGCCGGACTCACCCGGGGCGGAAGCGGACGCGACATCCGCGTACTCGCCTCCGAGGGGCACACCGGTGACCTGCTCACCTTCACGCGGCTCGGCAAGGAGACACGGCTGCGGATCGTCGGGACGCTGCCGCAGGACGTGGCGCGCGACCCCGCGCTCGGACCCGTGCGCGGCGCCACCACGTCCCGGCAGCACCTCCTTGTCGCCGACAACAGGGACCTGCGGGCCTTCAAGGCCGCCGAGTTCGAGGAGTCCGCGCTCCTGCTGTACGGCGCCCGCATGGACACCGAGGCGTTGCGTTCCCTCGTACCGCGAGCCGCCCCCGGTGCGGCCGGCGGGGAGCTCCGTATCCGCGCCGAGGAGCAGGCGGACGCCGACGACGACCGGCTGATCGCCGCCGTGGCCGTGGCGCACACCGCCTGCACGGCGCTCGCCGTGCTCCTCGCACTCGTCGCCCTCGTCCTCGAACTGCTCCTCTCCGCGCCCGCGCGCGGGCGCACCACCGCCTATCTGCGCACCCTCGGCCTCGGCGGGCGCGCCGCGTCCGCGCTGCACCTGCTGCAACTCCTGCCGCTGGTGCTCGCCGCGGTCGCGGGCGGCGTCGCGCTCGGCCTTGCGCTGCCCTCGCTGCTCGGACCCGCCCTGG
This window encodes:
- a CDS encoding FtsX-like permease family protein, with the translated sequence MRRRRLPAAVRGSRQHGLVLGAAGLAVLLAATVLAALAALSEKAVEGGVQRRLAADREAVVEVAGAHRTRGAAESDEDARAALDRTYGDVPHHTWSALRAPAARNDELAVTTAAGRPREDATLSVAAVQGLERHASMVTGRWPRTGDGPVEVAVTEVVAAELAVRPGDGITVRGAGERPVPMRVVGVYTAEGRAPAVWASLSSTFGTPDSIAVVPREAFTRTEGLARDARALWLGVPRADGLRLDDIEPLQERAERFAGSNAVGGDLTLSAGLRRALDRLATPIAVARAGLYVPATLLAALAVAALVLTARQLAEHRRPELALLAARGAGTRRIVLSGAGQWACVAVPGGVVAPLLAGPLLHVLEDAGLIEGDMPGTAVTGPGWAAVAAALAVHGLGVLVPTVRVVRDRRAVARLRLRVARFAGAQRLGADLALAAVAVLGWLQLRQYRSPVTGGNGVDPVLVLAPVAMTVAAALLVLRFLPLLARVVDPLARRGRGLVLPLGGWQIGRRAARHAGPALVVTLALAVAALSSTALAVLDRGDRDQAAFRVGADLRVEPGDGVPPGERRAAYEALPGAESVTPVVTTEGYVEQDAVAVTGINTEIGPVPSLRADLADRPVRELVAPLGRGIPEHGLPVARSDTGRGRAPLTELPLRVRLSADGGGRVVPVRLTVFFEDGDGLARSSSVSIKEGGARTVPLEVGARGEGIRILQIDLSMVGERVRRTYRLTVDRVPGLTRPARWRDLRADPPDRRAAGCPDAGREEPGRGRRPPSSATAPGPVLCSDRPGTGKLVDAVLRGPDGDLKYPTWSVRLGTDRAKGRPAAPALADDALLSSGAVRVGDTVTVRGSTGGSARVRIVGRVAAVPGLPRDRPRLLADSRAMAAQWTLGGALPGAESAWWVGVRGGDAGAALAAVRDDPRLGHAVDVPFVQEELAADPLRRGARGALVLCLVLAPAFAVIAFTLHTVVSARSREREFGLLRALGVRRGQLAAYLWTEQLALAAVATLLGTALGAALALLIMPVVTVDAEGDPVFPGLVESVPWVRVTATAGVTAAVICGVVTVAARVLGRVDLARVLRAGEGV